A stretch of Chthonomonas sp. DNA encodes these proteins:
- the rpmI gene encoding 50S ribosomal protein L35 yields MPKIRTNKTAAKRFKITGSGKITRRKSGNSHMFFNKSHSRRRRLEGEPVLFKGERKRVRRMLVI; encoded by the coding sequence ATGCCAAAGATCAGAACAAACAAGACGGCCGCGAAGAGGTTCAAGATCACGGGCTCGGGGAAGATAACTCGACGGAAGAGCGGGAATAGCCACATGTTCTTCAATAAGAGTCACTCCCGACGCCGACGTCTTGAAGGCGAGCCGGTGCTCTTCAAGGGAGAGCGCAAGCGCGTCCGACGCATGCTCGTCATCTAG
- a CDS encoding DUF1579 family protein produces MLLSAEVDPSKQLDFWFGEWQLTGRMRNAPGKEEYTETKAKNVIVRVQGGKVVQETFESDGFTGSSWSVYDVRKKKWFQTWVDNSGAYLTFEGEATKEGFMFVQNNIPAEVSAKGTRMRMVFSKITADGFHWDWQHSGDSGKSWETQWELDYKRVKKAAGG; encoded by the coding sequence GTGCTTCTCTCTGCGGAGGTCGACCCGTCCAAGCAGCTGGATTTTTGGTTCGGTGAATGGCAGCTGACCGGACGGATGCGCAACGCCCCCGGCAAGGAGGAGTACACCGAGACCAAAGCCAAGAACGTCATTGTGCGGGTCCAAGGTGGCAAGGTCGTCCAAGAGACCTTTGAGTCGGACGGTTTCACTGGATCGAGTTGGTCCGTCTACGATGTACGCAAGAAGAAGTGGTTCCAGACGTGGGTGGACAACTCTGGCGCGTACCTGACGTTCGAGGGAGAAGCAACGAAAGAGGGATTTATGTTTGTCCAGAACAATATCCCCGCGGAAGTAAGCGCCAAGGGGACGCGGATGCGCATGGTCTTCTCAAAGATCACCGCGGACGGATTTCACTGGGATTGGCAGCACTCGGGAGACTCGGGCAAAAGCTGGGAGACCCAATGGGAGCTGGACTACAAACGCGTGAAAAAAGCCGCCGGAGGCTGA
- a CDS encoding isocitrate/isopropylmalate dehydrogenase family protein → MAHKVALIRGDGTGPELVAAVEKIFQAANVNIDWVDVEAGLKCVEAGKPIVPDETIAKIKELGVGLKGPMTTPIGKGSVSPNVTLRKKLDLYACVRPVRSLPGVPTPFDNLDIVIFRENTEDLYAQIEYMATDQVAHTVKLISKFSSERISRAAFEYARKNGRKKVVGVHKANIMKIGDGLFLRTFQEVAKDYPEIESWDNIVDNQCMQLVTRWKLYDVLVLPNLYGDIVSDLAAGMMGGLGVAPGANYGNGCAVFEAVHGSAPKYAGLDKVNPTALLLSATLMLEHLGEDAARKNIEGALEATLSKGIKTYDIGGSAKLSEFTDAICSELRG, encoded by the coding sequence ATGGCTCATAAAGTAGCACTCATTCGCGGAGATGGAACGGGTCCGGAACTCGTCGCCGCAGTTGAAAAGATCTTCCAGGCCGCTAACGTCAACATCGACTGGGTCGATGTCGAGGCTGGCCTCAAGTGTGTCGAAGCTGGCAAGCCGATCGTCCCCGACGAGACGATCGCCAAGATCAAGGAGCTCGGCGTGGGTCTCAAGGGCCCGATGACGACTCCGATCGGCAAAGGCTCCGTCTCGCCGAACGTCACCTTGCGTAAGAAGCTTGACTTGTACGCGTGTGTGCGACCGGTACGGTCGCTTCCCGGTGTCCCTACGCCCTTCGACAATCTCGATATCGTCATCTTCCGCGAGAACACCGAGGATCTCTACGCGCAGATCGAGTACATGGCGACCGATCAGGTGGCGCACACCGTCAAGCTGATCTCCAAGTTCAGCTCGGAGCGGATCTCGCGCGCAGCATTTGAGTACGCCCGCAAGAATGGTCGTAAGAAGGTCGTTGGTGTGCACAAGGCCAACATCATGAAGATCGGCGACGGTCTCTTCCTTCGCACCTTCCAGGAGGTCGCCAAGGACTATCCCGAGATTGAGAGCTGGGACAACATTGTCGACAACCAGTGCATGCAGTTGGTCACCCGCTGGAAGCTGTACGACGTCCTCGTCCTGCCGAACCTATACGGCGACATCGTCAGCGACCTCGCGGCGGGCATGATGGGCGGCCTCGGAGTGGCTCCGGGGGCGAACTATGGAAATGGTTGTGCCGTGTTCGAAGCTGTGCATGGCTCTGCACCGAAGTACGCGGGCCTGGACAAGGTGAACCCGACCGCGCTCCTCTTGTCGGCGACGCTTATGCTGGAGCACCTCGGCGAGGATGCCGCGCGCAAGAACATCGAAGGCGCGCTTGAGGCGACGTTGTCCAAGGGGATCAAGACCTACGACATCGGTGGCTCGGCAAAGCTGAGCGAATTCACCGACGCCATCTGCAGCGAACTCCGCGGCTGA
- a CDS encoding glycosyltransferase family 4 protein, whose amino-acid sequence MRCGVCCTDALGWRVVRARWATCLPSAFDSVIFANPEDFGNPYLRRGFRTFAKQLAMRRAVRSLAGRVDRVIVASNGEAGFLPLRSAAQTMIYGDASHRQLNDLYRFNRPEAKLRNRERQMRRLAAHGAHFVGMSRWCSAGFEQDYQVVECATIGPPMDTGLFPAQPPRSQVRRVLFVGGDFKRKGGEDLLAVAAQFSELQFDIVSPGAPEQLPPNVLRHIGVGPQSPELLARYANADAFVFPTHADCSPLAVLEAQASGLPVLCTSVGGLGDMVSDGVHGWVFSPGDRAALHAALAESVAQPEVAASVGQAGRQRVERENALAVHAVRWRTIAETMKP is encoded by the coding sequence ATGCGATGTGGGGTGTGCTGCACGGACGCGCTGGGATGGAGGGTTGTCCGCGCACGGTGGGCAACGTGCCTGCCCTCGGCTTTCGACTCCGTCATTTTCGCCAACCCCGAGGATTTTGGCAATCCGTACCTGCGACGGGGATTCCGAACCTTCGCCAAGCAGCTCGCGATGCGCCGTGCTGTCCGGTCGCTTGCTGGCCGGGTCGATCGGGTGATCGTGGCAAGCAATGGGGAAGCAGGCTTTTTGCCGTTAAGGAGCGCTGCGCAAACGATGATCTACGGCGATGCGAGCCACCGCCAGCTGAACGATCTCTACCGATTCAATCGTCCGGAGGCGAAGCTGCGCAACCGAGAGCGTCAGATGCGACGGCTGGCAGCGCACGGCGCTCACTTCGTCGGCATGTCGCGCTGGTGCTCGGCTGGCTTCGAGCAGGACTACCAGGTCGTGGAGTGCGCCACGATTGGGCCGCCCATGGACACGGGCCTTTTTCCCGCGCAGCCGCCGCGGTCACAAGTGCGCCGAGTGCTCTTTGTTGGAGGTGACTTCAAGCGCAAGGGGGGGGAAGACCTCCTTGCTGTGGCAGCGCAGTTTTCGGAGCTCCAGTTCGATATCGTGAGCCCTGGTGCCCCAGAACAGCTACCGCCGAACGTGCTCCGCCACATCGGCGTCGGACCGCAATCTCCTGAGCTTCTGGCGCGATACGCAAACGCCGATGCCTTTGTGTTTCCCACCCACGCAGACTGTAGCCCACTGGCGGTCCTGGAGGCTCAGGCGAGCGGTTTGCCCGTGCTGTGCACATCGGTGGGGGGGCTCGGCGATATGGTCAGTGACGGGGTGCACGGATGGGTCTTCTCGCCGGGCGACCGAGCGGCGCTCCATGCGGCCCTCGCTGAATCGGTTGCACAGCCAGAAGTGGCGGCCAGCGTCGGCCAAGCGGGCCGTCAGCGGGTCGAGCGCGAAAACGCCCTGGCCGTCCATGCGGTGCGGTGGCGGACCATCGCAGAAACGATGAAACCTTAG
- a CDS encoding low molecular weight phosphotyrosine protein phosphatase, with translation MPIRVLFVCTGNICRSPLAEAMFRKYAEEAGASDLFEIDSAGTGGWHAGELADPRTLAVARALGCPTSHRARQVRPTDFEEFDHMVLMDHQNIRDLKRLGTGTAEFSLMLSWDPKSTREEVPDPYYGGPEGFSEMAAMLEPACRGLLQILTPRGTI, from the coding sequence ATGCCAATCCGAGTCTTGTTTGTCTGCACCGGAAACATCTGCCGCAGCCCGCTGGCCGAAGCGATGTTTCGCAAGTACGCCGAAGAGGCGGGGGCCAGCGACCTCTTTGAAATCGATTCGGCGGGCACCGGCGGTTGGCATGCCGGGGAGTTAGCGGACCCACGGACGCTGGCCGTCGCGCGCGCGCTTGGCTGTCCGACTTCACACCGAGCGCGGCAGGTCCGGCCCACAGATTTCGAGGAGTTCGATCACATGGTGCTCATGGACCATCAGAACATTCGCGACCTTAAGCGCCTTGGGACGGGTACCGCCGAGTTCAGTTTGATGCTAAGTTGGGACCCGAAATCGACTCGAGAGGAGGTCCCGGACCCCTATTACGGGGGCCCGGAAGGGTTCAGCGAAATGGCCGCGATGCTGGAGCCAGCGTGCCGCGGCCTTCTCCAGATCCTGACCCCGCGAGGCACGATCTAG
- the rplT gene encoding 50S ribosomal protein L20, which produces MARVKRGIMRHKRHKKIIKAAEGYWGRKKSLFRRANEQVMKSGQYAFRDRRAKKRDFRRQWIVRITAACEMCGVKYNHLISGLTKQGIEVNRKMLSELAISDMDAFRALVSQVVPAKA; this is translated from the coding sequence ATGGCCCGCGTAAAACGTGGAATCATGCGCCACAAGCGCCATAAGAAGATCATCAAGGCCGCCGAAGGATATTGGGGCCGTAAGAAGAGTCTTTTCCGCCGTGCCAATGAGCAGGTGATGAAGAGCGGCCAGTACGCCTTCCGCGACCGCCGCGCTAAGAAGCGAGATTTTCGCCGACAGTGGATTGTCCGCATTACCGCCGCCTGCGAGATGTGCGGCGTGAAGTACAACCACCTGATCTCCGGTCTCACCAAGCAAGGAATCGAAGTCAACCGCAAGATGCTGAGCGAACTTGCCATCAGCGACATGGACGCGTTCCGTGCACTGGTGTCGCAAGTCGTGCCGGCCAAGGCGTAA
- a CDS encoding ParB/RepB/Spo0J family partition protein — protein MRRGLGKGLSHLMTDRAAVSAPKEKPKAPVAKAPKTPVAGAKETTVLPTSLIVANQRQPRTQFEEDSLKELADSIRAVGVIQPLVVRPVGTDKYELIAGERRLRASKLVGLKEVPVHIRAASAQASLEMALIENIQREDISAIECARAYEQLQREFDLTHEMIAKRVGKSRPAVANTMRLLRLPNDIQDALLDGSVSEGVVRPLLALPTAEEQLDAYERIIRFSLNARQVEALVKGMMTAKQDKVKEKRKLDPNLRALESSLSQYFGSKTSLQTSKKGGKIVVAYASDDELQRILDTMGVRL, from the coding sequence ATGAGAAGGGGTCTCGGCAAGGGTCTCAGCCACCTGATGACGGACCGCGCGGCGGTCTCCGCGCCCAAGGAGAAGCCCAAGGCACCCGTCGCCAAGGCACCTAAGACTCCGGTGGCGGGCGCTAAGGAAACAACCGTCTTGCCCACTTCGCTGATCGTAGCGAACCAGCGCCAGCCGCGCACCCAGTTTGAAGAAGACAGCCTCAAGGAACTTGCGGACTCCATCCGCGCCGTCGGTGTGATCCAGCCGCTCGTCGTGCGCCCCGTTGGCACCGATAAGTACGAGCTCATCGCTGGTGAGCGCCGTCTCCGCGCCTCAAAGTTGGTGGGGCTGAAGGAGGTGCCTGTTCACATCCGAGCGGCGAGCGCACAAGCCTCGCTCGAGATGGCGCTCATCGAGAACATCCAGCGTGAGGACATCTCGGCCATTGAGTGCGCACGCGCCTACGAGCAACTCCAACGCGAGTTCGATCTCACCCACGAAATGATCGCCAAACGGGTCGGAAAGAGCAGGCCCGCCGTCGCGAACACTATGCGTTTGCTTCGGCTTCCGAATGATATTCAAGATGCGCTGCTGGACGGTAGTGTGAGCGAGGGCGTCGTGCGCCCCCTCTTGGCACTGCCCACGGCTGAAGAGCAACTTGACGCATACGAGCGGATTATCCGATTCTCTCTCAACGCACGACAGGTCGAGGCTCTCGTCAAGGGAATGATGACGGCCAAGCAGGACAAGGTTAAGGAAAAGCGAAAGCTGGATCCAAATCTGCGAGCCCTAGAGTCGAGCCTTAGCCAGTACTTTGGTTCGAAGACTTCCCTGCAGACTTCGAAGAAGGGCGGAAAGATCGTCGTGGCATATGCTTCGGATGACGAACTACAGCGGATTCTTGATACGATGGGCGTGCGCCTGTAA
- a CDS encoding elongation factor G: MKRYAADHIRNVAIVGHGGSGKTMLVEHLLYTAGATDRLGTVDGGNTQSDFDPLEIRRKISVSATMLPIEWHDHKINLIDVPGYPDFIADLHGVAKIVESMIFVCEAKRDLDVGFDLAWEIAEKYGLAKCIFINKLERDNADYEGLIETLHARYGRRIVNVQIPIGHQAAFAGVLDLLAMKVYKGHDRGVEIEDIPAGYTEQASERREKMMDAAAEGDDELALKYLEGEELTEAEIEHGLLVGTESGRVVPVLLGSAATGIGVATLLDRIIGELPSPVDMPRPCGDSMLPCDPSGPLAAFCFKSTADPYVGKINYLRVFSGTLKVDMNALNTTSEKEERLHNLFYPHGKAQENATEVAAGDICAVAKLQATGTNDTLSTAKDKIKLPGIEFPEPIYRTAIRPVSKTDEDKLGPALTRLLEEDPTLRYDRDASLHQEILQGMGDIHLESAIEKLKTRFGVAVATEEAKVPYRETIRKPAKAQGRHKRQTGGKGQFGDCWITVEPLERGTGFAFESKVVGGAIPKNFIPAIEKGIRETMDRGLVAGYPVIDLKATVTDGSYHDVDSNEMAFKVAGSLALRNAAADASPVILEPVLEVHVDVPDTTVGDVVGDLNTRRGRMHGMEPSSPGRTEVHAHVPMATMMRYALDLRSITKGRGRFKQVFSHYDPLPEQESQALIAQFEKTRKDHEED; encoded by the coding sequence GTGAAGAGATATGCAGCGGATCATATTCGTAACGTTGCCATTGTAGGCCACGGCGGCTCGGGCAAAACCATGCTGGTGGAGCACCTTCTCTACACAGCAGGGGCGACTGATCGACTGGGTACCGTCGATGGCGGCAATACCCAGAGTGACTTCGACCCGCTCGAGATTCGCCGCAAGATCAGCGTAAGCGCGACGATGCTACCCATCGAGTGGCACGATCATAAGATCAACCTTATCGACGTCCCGGGCTACCCCGACTTCATTGCCGACCTTCACGGCGTCGCCAAGATCGTCGAGTCGATGATCTTCGTATGCGAAGCGAAGCGAGACCTGGACGTCGGATTCGACCTCGCGTGGGAGATCGCCGAAAAATACGGCCTCGCGAAGTGCATTTTCATCAACAAACTCGAGCGCGACAACGCCGACTACGAAGGGCTGATCGAGACCCTGCACGCCCGCTATGGTCGCCGCATCGTCAACGTCCAGATCCCCATCGGACACCAAGCCGCGTTCGCTGGCGTGTTGGATCTCCTGGCGATGAAGGTCTACAAGGGCCACGACCGAGGTGTCGAGATCGAGGACATTCCGGCTGGTTACACCGAACAAGCCAGCGAGCGGCGCGAAAAGATGATGGACGCCGCCGCGGAGGGCGACGACGAACTGGCTCTGAAGTACCTGGAGGGTGAAGAACTCACCGAAGCGGAAATCGAGCACGGTTTGCTCGTGGGTACGGAATCCGGCCGCGTGGTCCCGGTGCTCCTGGGCTCGGCTGCGACCGGCATTGGCGTTGCCACGCTGCTCGACCGGATCATTGGCGAACTGCCGTCTCCCGTCGATATGCCGCGCCCGTGTGGCGATTCGATGCTGCCCTGCGACCCAAGCGGTCCGCTGGCCGCCTTCTGTTTCAAATCCACCGCCGACCCCTACGTGGGCAAGATCAACTACTTGCGTGTCTTCTCCGGCACGCTCAAGGTGGATATGAACGCATTGAACACCACCAGCGAGAAAGAAGAGCGACTGCATAACCTTTTCTATCCGCATGGTAAGGCGCAGGAAAATGCGACGGAGGTCGCCGCGGGCGACATTTGCGCCGTCGCCAAGCTCCAAGCGACGGGCACGAACGACACTCTTTCGACCGCCAAGGACAAGATCAAGCTGCCAGGCATTGAGTTTCCCGAGCCGATCTACCGCACGGCGATCCGCCCGGTCAGTAAGACCGACGAAGACAAGCTCGGTCCAGCTCTCACAAGGTTGCTGGAGGAAGATCCGACACTGCGCTACGACCGCGATGCGTCGCTCCACCAAGAGATTCTTCAAGGCATGGGTGACATCCACCTCGAGAGTGCCATCGAAAAGCTGAAGACTCGGTTTGGCGTCGCTGTCGCGACAGAGGAAGCCAAGGTTCCCTACCGCGAGACCATTCGCAAACCGGCCAAGGCCCAGGGTCGCCACAAGCGCCAAACGGGCGGCAAGGGTCAGTTCGGCGATTGCTGGATCACGGTCGAACCCTTGGAGCGTGGAACCGGCTTCGCATTCGAGTCGAAGGTCGTTGGGGGTGCCATCCCCAAGAACTTCATTCCAGCCATCGAGAAGGGAATTCGCGAGACCATGGATCGAGGGTTGGTTGCTGGCTATCCGGTGATCGACCTCAAGGCGACGGTCACCGACGGCAGCTATCACGACGTGGACTCGAACGAAATGGCGTTCAAAGTCGCGGGCTCACTGGCACTACGCAACGCCGCTGCGGACGCCTCACCGGTGATTCTTGAGCCAGTGCTCGAAGTGCACGTGGACGTCCCGGATACGACCGTCGGCGATGTCGTCGGAGACCTGAACACGCGCCGAGGACGCATGCACGGCATGGAGCCGAGCTCGCCAGGGCGCACAGAAGTGCATGCCCACGTCCCGATGGCCACGATGATGCGGTATGCGCTTGATCTTCGGTCCATCACCAAGGGGCGCGGACGCTTCAAGCAGGTGTTTTCGCACTACGATCCGCTGCCGGAGCAAGAGTCTCAGGCACTCATCGCCCAGTTCGAGAAGACTCGCAAGGATCACGAGGAGGACTGA
- a CDS encoding prepilin-type N-terminal cleavage/methylation domain-containing protein: MNRKNNAFTLIELLVVIAIIAILAAILFPVFAQAKTAAKKTAGLSQSKQVGLALQMYANDTDDALPPYRYTSTATPINPTYLKLQAAGDPRAATMLAQGLSAVRGIFFNQMLDVYIKNEGIWRAPGNPNAWVNFQDKGTWDPGFHSYGGQNSYGANNWVLKPSSEASPASPTILSSIAEVSNTLVLADATYYNILPAMPGGTYCKLNGVTLSSTYTQYWKNLGNGSLNFNTPGNNNPDDASNGTVMKNIEARYSGSLNIIRADSSAKSVPARDAVYNFRNKGKDSYWNPTKGDCE, translated from the coding sequence ATGAACCGCAAGAACAACGCTTTTACCCTCATTGAGTTGCTCGTGGTTATCGCGATTATCGCGATCCTCGCTGCAATTCTGTTCCCCGTGTTTGCTCAGGCTAAGACTGCCGCCAAGAAGACGGCGGGTCTTTCTCAGTCAAAGCAGGTCGGCCTGGCACTGCAAATGTACGCCAACGATACGGATGACGCCCTTCCTCCGTACCGCTACACGAGCACCGCCACACCGATCAACCCCACGTACCTGAAGCTTCAGGCAGCTGGTGACCCGCGCGCTGCAACCATGTTGGCGCAGGGCCTCAGCGCCGTCCGAGGCATCTTCTTCAACCAGATGCTTGATGTCTACATCAAGAACGAGGGAATTTGGCGCGCACCGGGCAACCCGAACGCTTGGGTCAACTTCCAGGATAAGGGCACGTGGGACCCTGGTTTCCACAGCTACGGCGGACAGAATAGCTATGGCGCAAACAACTGGGTGCTGAAGCCGAGTTCGGAAGCCTCGCCGGCGTCTCCGACAATCCTTAGCAGCATTGCCGAAGTTTCGAACACGCTCGTCCTCGCCGACGCAACGTACTACAACATCCTGCCAGCGATGCCCGGCGGAACGTACTGCAAGCTCAACGGAGTGACGCTTAGCTCCACTTACACGCAGTACTGGAAGAACCTCGGCAACGGATCGCTGAACTTCAACACTCCGGGCAACAACAACCCGGATGACGCTTCGAACGGTACAGTCATGAAGAACATTGAAGCTCGCTACAGCGGCTCGTTGAACATCATCCGTGCAGACTCCAGTGCCAAGTCCGTTCCGGCTCGAGATGCGGTCTACAACTTCCGCAACAAGGGTAAGGACAGCTACTGGAACCCGACCAAGGGCGACTGCGAGTAA
- a CDS encoding translation initiation factor IF-3, translated as MISADGSQAGIMQSRQALNLAKEAGLDLVLVTATAQPPVARITDYGKYKYMTEKREKENKKQKQELKGIKMSPRIAENDVQTLLSKTRKFLEEGHKIRVVCQFKAREITHPEIGHQKMIRFAEALSELSVIERPPLLEGRQMIMILNPKPNVPGKSNAKDQNKQDGREEVQDHGLGEDNSTEERE; from the coding sequence GTGATCTCCGCCGATGGGAGTCAGGCAGGCATTATGCAGAGCCGCCAGGCGCTGAATCTCGCCAAGGAAGCCGGCCTTGATCTCGTGCTGGTGACAGCCACCGCCCAGCCTCCCGTCGCCCGCATCACCGACTACGGCAAGTATAAATACATGACCGAAAAGCGGGAGAAGGAGAACAAGAAGCAAAAGCAAGAATTAAAGGGTATAAAGATGAGTCCGCGAATCGCGGAGAACGACGTGCAGACTCTTTTGAGTAAGACACGGAAGTTTCTCGAGGAGGGGCACAAGATCCGAGTAGTCTGCCAGTTCAAGGCGCGAGAAATCACGCACCCTGAGATTGGTCATCAGAAGATGATCCGCTTTGCCGAAGCGTTGTCTGAACTCTCGGTGATCGAACGGCCACCTTTGCTAGAAGGTCGCCAGATGATCATGATCTTGAACCCCAAACCGAACGTACCAGGAAAATCAAATGCCAAAGATCAGAACAAACAAGACGGCCGCGAAGAGGTTCAAGATCACGGGCTCGGGGAAGATAACTCGACGGAAGAGCGGGAATAG